A DNA window from Onthophagus taurus isolate NC chromosome 1, IU_Otau_3.0, whole genome shotgun sequence contains the following coding sequences:
- the LOC111417584 gene encoding WD repeat-containing protein 47 isoform X5, which produces MGDMLLKQKAPRVQQWQSAEMLSRKPWPQIHHQRTATINNNQFRPAFNFRPPEPTTWRDTTYSYANIGYSPGNGFPLVNNNLGLGNGKKKEHYYLAPYFRNVMPPPPNPNRLLMVDPRRVRGNLKKSETIPCQCRSKSMEDVRTEVVEVEHGWDNRDYNGNFMGRKQFAKGAVNRRSMENLLVNSTFSTNKKNGSFQPATRKDLDPTDSTNSARPRFVAVTALEDVQAVRCAEFHPGGQLYAVGSNSKTLRICSYPKLSDLREDHQTYQPMVLFKRTKHHKGSIYCLAWSPIGDLMATGSNDKTVKLMRFNADTSNLEGEEVELTMHDGTIRDVCFLEDTTNKSSLLISGGAGDCKIYVTDCTTGTPFQALSGHTGHILSLYTWGGAMFVSGSHDKTVRFWDLRTRGCVNMVTPITVPGTRQGSPVASLCVDPSGRLLVSGHEDSSCVLYDIRGGRNIQCFKPHSADTRSIRFSPSAYYLLTGGYDNKLVLTDLQGDLTLPLPSVVVAQHQDKVISGRWHPTEFSFLSTSADKTATLWALPPI; this is translated from the exons ATGGGTGATATGCTTCTTAAACAGAAAGCTCCGAGAGTTCAACAGTGGCAAAGTGCTGAAATGCTTTCAAGAAAACCATGGCCACAAATTCACCACCAAAGAACCgccactattaataataatcaatttagGCCAGCTTTTAATTTTCGTCCTCCAGAACCAACGACTTGGAGGGATACAACTTATTCTTACGCTAACATTGGATATAGCCCCGGAAATGGTTTTCCcttagttaataataatctgGGGTTAGGTAATGGAAAGAAAAAGGAACATTACTATTTAGCTCCGTATTTTCGGAATGTTATGCCACCCCCACCTAATCCTAATCGGTTGTTAATGGTCGATCCGAGACGCGTTcgtggaaatttaaaaaaatcagaaacaATACCGTGCCAGTGTAGATCTAAATCGATGGAAGACGTGCGAACTGAGGTGGTTGAGGTGGAACATGGTTGGGATAATCGCGATTATAATGGAAATTTTATGGGGAGAAAACAGTTTGCAAAGGGTGCAGTTAATCGAAGATCAATGGAAAATTTACTTGTTAATTCAACTTTTTcaacaaataagaaaaatggaAGCTTTCAG cCTGCCACAAGGAAAGATTTAGATCCAACGGATTCTACAAATTCTGCAAGACCACGATTTGTTGCTGTTACTGCTTTGGAAGATGTCCAAGCTGTTAGATGTGCGGAATTTCATCCGGGTGGACAGTTGTATGCTGTTGGATCGAATTCGAAAACTTTACGGATTTGTTCTTATCCAAAACTTAGTGACCTcag gGAAGATCATCAAACTTATCAACCAATGGTACTTTTCAAACGAACAAAACACCATAAAGGCTCAATTTATTGTCTTGCTTGGTCCCCAATCGGTGACTTAATGGCAACGGGTTCCAACGATAAAACCGTAAAATTAATGCGTTTCAACGCGGACACCTCAAACTTAGAAGGCGAAGAAGTTGAATTAACAATGCACGACGGAACAATTCGCGATGTATGTTTCTTGGAAGACACCACAAATAAATCAAGCCTTTTAATTTCTGGCGGCGCAGGTGACTGTAAAATTTACGTAACCGATTGTACGACTGGAACACCTTTTCAAGCGCTCAGCGGACACACTGGccacattttgtctttataCACATGGGGCGGTGCTATGTTTGTGAGTGGTTCTCACGATAAGACCGTACGATTTTGGGATTTGAGGACAAGAGGCTGCGTAAATATGGTCACGCCGATTACGGTACCGGGAACTAGACAAGGTTCGCCCGTGGCTAGTTTATGCGTGGATCCTTCCGGGAGACTTTTGGTATCTGGACATGAAGATAGTTCTTGTGTTTTGTATGATATAAGAGGAGGAAGaaatattcaatgttttaaaccGCATTCAGCTGATACAAGATCAATTCGATTTTCACCTTCagcttattatttattaacaggAGGTTATGATAATAAATTGGTTCTTACAGATCTTCaag gtGATTTGACTTTACCTTTACCTAGTGTAGTGGTAGCACAACATCAAGATAAAGTAATTTCCGGACGTTGGCATCCGacagaattttcatttttatcaacGTCTGCTGATAAAACGGCAACGTTATGGGCGTTGCCGccgatttaa